From Primulina tabacum isolate GXHZ01 chromosome 2, ASM2559414v2, whole genome shotgun sequence, one genomic window encodes:
- the LOC142537607 gene encoding uncharacterized protein LOC142537607 codes for MSMQEYILKFEEGCQFASYLASNDIEKGEHFLRGVRAEIKRDVRMSKAASYKEIVEKARMAEQNEKEIERERPLKRQDFSTKSQGSGWKVKGKFRGKEKEEHRPKAPIPPPTYDRPVCPKCGKMHTGECLVGSNRCFRCGGVGHVIKNCPVKGGKGKDRVQGRIFTMTKEGANPDSSIISGTILISGKAAITLIDTGATHSFMSEIFLHSLNVVPSFEPNHYSILLPSGDELWPSSILKGCTVQVNEKIYFVDLIIIPMVAFDVILGMDWLSSYRAVIDCLAKTVRFPTEDDDSGIFQSSGISLCTPYISCLKAQEMLSKGCQGFLAAVIDVNTEMTMKLNEIEVARDFPDVFADDVPGLPPDREVEFVIDVVPGTAPISKAPYRMAPTEMKEPKNQLQDLLDKGFIRPSSSPWGAPGATVFSKIDLRSGYYQLKVREADMPKTAFRTRYGHYEFLVMSFGLTNAPSVFMDLMNQVFKPYLDSFVIVLIDDILIYSKTRELHAEHLRTVLQLLKEKQLYAKLKSVNSALPLTNLTRKAVNFEWTNECQHGFQVLKDKLTSAPILVLPCVTEDFIVYTDASKMGLGAKPLLSDLQRSEIAMVEKETIARLLALVIRPTLSDRIRQEQPNDNQLMELRSKADEKGNTEFAMNTDDLLTWRGRICVPSGDDIRRDQVKILHQRPAGTLQSLPIPQWKWEHITMDFVPGLPRTRKGYNSIWVIIDRLTKSAHFLPVKTTFTMNQYAEVYVAEIDRMKTAQTRQKSYADNRRRPLEFEVGDHVFIKIAPLKGVMRFGKKGKLSPRFIGPFEILDRIGERTYRLALPPDLDRFHNVFHVSMLRKYISNPSHVLRHEPLDLMPNLTYQELPIQILDRKVKVLRNKEIGIIKILWRNQLVEEATWEPEEEMKQRYLELFAQ; via the exons ATGTCAATGCAAGAGTATATTCTCAAATTCGAAGAGGGGTGTCAGTTTGCCTCATATCTGGCCAGCAATGACATCGAAAAGGGCGAGCATTTTCTTAGAGGTGTCCGAGCTGAAATTAAAAGAGACGTTCGAATGTCTAAAGCTGCTTCATATAAAGAGATTGTTGAAAAAGCAAGGATGGCCGAGCAGAACGAGAAGGAAATTGAAAGAGAAAGACCGTTGAAGCGCCAAGATTTTTCTACTAAAAGCCAAGGATCCGGATGGAAAGTTAAGGGCAAGTTCAGAGGCAAAGAAAAAGAGGAGCATCGACCCAAAGCTCCTATTCCACCGCCTACATATGATCGACCTGTATGTCCAAAATGTGGCAAAATGCATACAGGTGAGTGCTTGGTTGGAAGTAATCGATGCTTTCGTTGTGGAGGTGTTGGTCATGTTATCAAAAATTGTCCAGTGAAGGGTGGGAAAGGGAAGGATAGAGTTCAAGGCAGAATCTTCACAATGACCAAAGAAGGCGCAAATCCTGATTCTTCTATTATATCAGGTACTATCTTAATTTCAGGCAAGGccgctattacattgattgacACTGGTGCTACGCATTCCTTTATGTCTGAAATTTTCTTGCACTCATTGAATGTTGTTCCATCTTTTGAACCCAACCACTATAGCATTTTGTTGCCATCGGGAGACGAATTATGGCCTTCCAGTATTCTTAAAGGTTGTACAGTGCAAGTAAATGAGAAAATCTATTTTGTTGATCTTATTATTATTCCCATGGTGGCgtttgatgttattttgggaatggactggttatCGTCATATCGTGCCGTTATTGATTGCTTGGCTAAGACAGTGCGATTTCCTACAGAAGATGATGATAGCGGAATTTTCCAGAGTTCAGGTATTTCGCTTTGCACTCCTTATATTTCTTGTCTCAAAGCTCAGGAAATGTTATCTAAGGGGTGTCAGGGGTTTTTAGCTGCTGTGATAGATGTAAATACCGagatgacaatgaaattgaatgAGATTGAGGTAGCTCGGGATTTTCCTGacgtatttgcagatgatgtgcCTGGATTGCCACCTGACCGTGaagttgagtttgtgattgacgtGGTTCCAGGTACTGCTCCAATTTCGAAAGCTCCTTACCGTATGGCCCCGACTGAAATGAAGGAACCGAAGAatcagttgcaggatctattagACAAAGGCTTTATTCGTCCGAGTTcttctccgtggggagctcca GGAGCGACAGTGTTTTCAAAGAtcgatctgcgttctggttattatCAGCTAAAAGTTAGGGAAGCCGACATGCCTAAaactgcattcagaaccaggtatggccattatgagttcttAGTCATGTCATTCGGGTTGACGAACGCTCCGTctgtcttcatggatctaatgaaccaGGTCTTCAAGCCATATCTGGATAGCTTCGTTATTGTtttaattgatgatatattgatttattccaagactcgGGAACTCCATGCCGAGCATCTCAGAACTGTATTGCAGTTATTAAAGGAAAAACAGTTATACGCAAAGTTaaaaagtgtgaattctg cccTGCCATTAACCAATCTTACGAGGAAAGCAGTGAATTTTGAGTGGACAAACGAGTGCCAACATGGATTTCAAGTGTTGAAAGACAAGTTGACATCAGCCCCTATCCTAGTACTTCCGTGCGTTACTGaagattttattgtttacacTGATGCGTCAAAGATGGGACTTGGAGCT aagccgttgttATCGGATCTTCAGAGGAGCGAGATTGCTATGGTAGAGAAAGAGACCATAGCTAGACTTTTAGCTTTAGTTATTCGACCTACGTTGTCAGATAGGATACGACAGGAGCAGCCTAATGATAATCAATTGATGGAATTGCGATCCAAAGCCGATGAGAAAGGAAATACAGAGTTTGCAATGAACACTGATGATTTGTTAACGTGGAGAGGTCGGATATGTGTTCCTAGTGGTGATGACATTCGACGGGAT caAGTAAAGATTTTGCATCAAAGACCTGCTGGAACTTTGCAATCCCTACCAATACCtcagtggaagtgggagcacatcaccatggattttgtaccGGGACTTCCAAGAACACGAAAGGGTTACAACTCCATCTGGGTGATTATTGACAGGTTAACCAAGTCGGCTCATTTTCTTCCGGTCAAGACGACGTTTACAATGAACCAGTATGCTGAAGTATATGTAGCTGAgatt gacagaatgaagacggcccaaaccagacagaaaagttatgccgaTAACCGAAGGAGGCCTTTGGAGTTTGAAGTTGGAGATCATGTTTTTATCAAAATTGCTCCTCTCAAAGGGGTAATGAGATTCGGGAAGAAAGGTAAGCTAAGCCCAAGATTTATCGGgccatttgaaattctggatAGGATAGGAGAAAGAACATATCGTCTAGCTTTACCGCCGGACTTGGATAGATTCCACAATGTATTTCACGTctcaatgctcaggaagtacATCTCGAACCCTTCCCATGTTCTCAGACATGAACCATTGGACCTGATGCCGAACTTGACTTATCAAGAATTACCAATCCAGATTTTAGATCGCAAGGTTAAAGTACTGAGGAATAAGGAGATCGGCATTATCAAGATTCTTTGGCGTAATCAGTTGGTTGAAGAAGcaacgtgggaaccagaggaggAAATGAAACAGCGATATCTTGAGTTATTCGCACAGTAA